The following are encoded together in the Tripterygium wilfordii isolate XIE 37 chromosome 3, ASM1340144v1, whole genome shotgun sequence genome:
- the LOC119984403 gene encoding plasmodesmata-located protein 6 — protein sequence MSAVTLFLLLLVFTLTIYTKPSNSAIDSFVYGGCSQVKFNPSSPYENNLNSLLASLVNSASFTTYNNFTIQSPSSKDNTLYGLFQCRGDVGGGDCSRCVARAVTQLGTLCLDSTGGVLQLDGCLVKYENATFLGVEDKTVVLKKCGRSIGYDSDALTRRDALLGYLAAGDGSYRPYKNGGSGDVYGYAQCLGDLSGSECQDCLSEAIQRLKTDCGPTAAGDMYLAKCYVRFSEGGSHSHDGNDKNNNDDEIEKTLAILIGLIVAVALLIVFLSCLRKLCEKGKGK from the exons ATGTCTGCAGTCACTCTGTTTCTTCTACTTCTCGTATTCACACTCACAATCTACACGAAACCATCGAATTCCGCTATAGACTCCTTCGTCTACGGTGGCTGTTCACAGGTCAAGTTCAACCCCAGCTCACCTTACGAGAACAACCTCAACTCGCTCCTCGCTTCCCTGGTCAACTCCGCCTCGTTCACCACTTACAACAATTTCACAATCCAATCCCCCTCCTCCAAAGACAACACCCTCTATGGCCTCTTCCAATGTCGGGGAGACGTCGGCGGCGGTGACTGCTCCCGCTGCGTCGCACGCGCCGTGACTCAGCTCGGCACACTCTGCCTCGACTCAACAGGGGGCGTCTTGCAACTCGACGGTTGTCTCGTCAAATACGAGAACGCGACCTTTTTAGGCGTGGAGGACAAGACTGTGGTGTTGAAGAAATGTGGGCGGTCGATCGGATATGACTCTGATGCGTTGACCAGGCGTGATGCGCTGTTGGGGTATCTTGCGGCGGGTGATGGATCTTACAGACCGTACAAGAACGGTGGGTCCGGTGACGTGTACGGTTACGCCCAGTGCCTTGGGGATTTGAGCGGGAGCGAGTGCCAAGATTGCTTGTCGGAGGCGATCCAACGATTAAAAACTGATTGTGGGCCCACTGCTGCGGGGGACATGTACTTGGCTAAGTGCTACGTGCGGTTCTCGGAAGGTGGCTCTCATTCGCACGACGGAAATG ACAAGAACAACAATGATGATGAGATTGAGAAGACACTTGCAATCTTAATTGGACTCATTGTTGCAGTTGCATTGCTCATTGTGTTCCTCTCTTGCCTAAGAAAATTGTGTGAGAAAGGAAAAG GTAAATAG